The sequence ACGCGCAATTCGCCGGCGTCGCGGATGACTGTATTGCCGTACGCCTGGGTCGCGGCAATGGCCAGAATGGGTATTTCATCGATGATGGCCGGGATCATGGAGCCGCCGAAATTCGCCCCAGTCAATTTGCTGTGCACGGCCGTCAGGGTGCAGCGGGGTTCATTGTTCAGATTCGAGACCTCGGTCCTCTCCACCCGTCCGCCCATAGCGGTGAGCGCGTCCAGAATGCCGATGCGCGACGGATTGATCCCCACGTTTTTAATGGTGATGCTGGATTCAGGCAGCAGGCAGGCGGCGACGAGAAAAAACGCAGCAGCGGAAAGATCGCCGGGCACATCGATGTCCGTAGCCGTCAATTCCGCCGGCCCCTGCACGCAGACCACATTTTGTGCGCCGCCGATTTTTGCGCCGAACACCTCCAGCATGCGCTCCGTATGATCTCTGGTGGGAGCCGGCTCGCTGACCCGGGTGCTGCCCTTGGCGTACAGGCCGGCCAGCAGCACACAGGACTTGACCTGAGCGCTGGCGACGGTGGAAGCATAATCGATTGCGTGCAGCGGTCCGCCGAAAATCTTTAACGGCGCCTTGTACCCAGCGCTCTCGATGTGTGCGCCCATGGATTCCAGAGGCTCGATGATGCGCCGCATAGGCCGATTGCGCAGCGATTCGTCGCCGTCGATTTCAGAGACGAAGGGCTGAGCAGCCAGAACGCCGCTCAGCAGCCGGATGGTGGTGCCAGAGTTGGCCGCGTTGAGCGCCTTCTTGGGTTTTTTATAGCCATATTTGCCCTTGCCTTTAACCACGACCGCACCGCTCCGTTTGGCGATAGAGACACCAAGGCTCTTCAAGCAATCAATGGTGCTGAGCACATCCCCGGCGCCGGAGAGTCCGCGAAGCGTGCACGCACCGTTCGCCAGGCTGGCCAGGATCAAGGCTCGATGGGAAATGGATTTATCCCCGGGAACCTGGACCGCTCCCTGGATCGACCGAACCGGTGTAATGGTTTTCTGTTCCACGCTAATCCCTCTTTCTGCATTCTAGGCCTTTGTCGCGCAACAGGGACAGCGAAAGATCGCGTTCGCTCTGCGTAGCAAAGGCAAGCCGCATGGTACCGCCTTCGTCTTCTCGAATCTTGAGAATTTCAATATCTTTGATGTTGATGTTTTTTTCCAACAAGGTGTTGGCGATCAGGGCCAGCATACCGGGACGGTCTTCCACTGAAACCGAAATATCGTAATGTGGCCGTAAAAAACCGCGCGTATCCCTCGGAATGGAAAGACGGCTCTCGCTGGCAGCGGTAAAGATTTTCCCCAGCGCTTCGCTGTTCAGATGGTCGCGAAGGGAGCTCAGTTCCTCGATATAAGCATCGATATATTGCGCGATCATATCCGCATTGGTCTGGCGGATATGCTCCCAAATGCCATAGGGGCTGGAAGCGATCCGCGTCATATCGCGGAACCCTCCGGCCGCCATCTTGAGAAAATAGGGGCTTTCGCTCTGCCGCTTGGCTGCCAGGGTCATCATGGCGATGGCCGCCATCTGCGGCAAATGGCTCACAGCCGCTGCGATCTCGTCGTGCAACACCGGCGACAACAGCAGCACCTTGGCGCCGATCAGTTCAATCAACTCGCCCAGCGCTTTCCTGGTGTGTTCGTTCACAGACCGCACCGGGGTCAGCACATAAGTGGTGTTCTCAAACAAAAAAGGATCCGCCCCTTCAACGCCCTTGGCTTCAGAGCCGGCCATGGGATGTCCGCCGATAAAATCGACGCCCACCGGTAGATAGATGCCGGCGGTTTCGACAATCGTGCGCTTGGTGCTGCCGACATCGGTGATCAGGGCGCCGGCCTTGACCGCAGACCCGATCTCGGGGATCAAGCGCAGGATGTCCAGGATCGGCGTGCAGAGAAAAACAATGTCCACATCGGTCACCGCTTCAAGCAAGCGATCGCGCGTGTAGGATTCATCGAGCATGTGACGAGGCTCTGCCAACGCTAAAACATCCGCTGAATCGACGCCGCAGATCCTTCCTTTGAATCCCTTTTTCTTCAGAGCCAGCGCCAGTGATCCTCCGATCAACCCCACCCCCACGATCACCACCCGCTTGAACTGCTCGATTTCACCCATACGTTTCTGTCGCTTCCCAGATTAATGGCCCGTTACGTCAACTTGAAACCACACCGGTTCCAGCAAAAGTCTGAACCTAAAACCGGATTTCTTCTCCCTCATATGTGTTTTCCGATCGCCCAGGCGATCATGCGCAGTTCTTCCATCAACCGTTGAAACTGATGAGGGAACAGCGACTGCGCGCCGTCCGAAAACGCCCGGTCCGGATCATGATGCACTTCGATGATAAGCCCGTTGGCGCCCGCCGCCACCGCAGCACGCGCCATGGGCGCCACTTTAGCGCGGCGTCCGGTGCCGTGACTGGGATCAGCGATGATCGGCAGATGGCTCAACTTTTGCGTCACCGGGATGGCGGAGATGTCCATGGTATTGCGCGTATAGGTCTCGAAGGTCCGAATGCCCCGTTCACAGAGAATGACCTGATAATTGCCGCCGGACATGATGTATTCGGCTGCCATCAACAGCTCTTCGATCGTGGCGGCCAGACCGCGTTTGAGCAGAACGGGCTTTCGGATGGTGCCCAGTTCCCGTAAA is a genomic window of bacterium containing:
- the aroA gene encoding 3-phosphoshikimate 1-carboxyvinyltransferase; this encodes MEQKTITPVRSIQGAVQVPGDKSISHRALILASLANGACTLRGLSGAGDVLSTIDCLKSLGVSIAKRSGAVVVKGKGKYGYKKPKKALNAANSGTTIRLLSGVLAAQPFVSEIDGDESLRNRPMRRIIEPLESMGAHIESAGYKAPLKIFGGPLHAIDYASTVASAQVKSCVLLAGLYAKGSTRVSEPAPTRDHTERMLEVFGAKIGGAQNVVCVQGPAELTATDIDVPGDLSAAAFFLVAACLLPESSITIKNVGINPSRIGILDALTAMGGRVERTEVSNLNNEPRCTLTAVHSKLTGANFGGSMIPAIIDEIPILAIAATQAYGNTVIRDAGELRV
- the aroF gene encoding 3-deoxy-7-phosphoheptulonate synthase codes for the protein SPYAFQGLGEEGLKIMQTIGEELAMPVVSEIMEINQLDVMLRYVDILQVGARNMQNFSLLRELGTIRKPVLLKRGLAATIEELLMAAEYIMSGGNYQVILCERGIRTFETYTRNTMDISAIPVTQKLSHLPIIADPSHGTGRRAKVAPMARAAVAAGANGLIIEVHHDPDRAFSDGAQSLFPHQFQRLMEELRMIAWAIGKHI
- a CDS encoding prephenate dehydrogenase, whose protein sequence is MGEIEQFKRVVIVGVGLIGGSLALALKKKGFKGRICGVDSADVLALAEPRHMLDESYTRDRLLEAVTDVDIVFLCTPILDILRLIPEIGSAVKAGALITDVGSTKRTIVETAGIYLPVGVDFIGGHPMAGSEAKGVEGADPFLFENTTYVLTPVRSVNEHTRKALGELIELIGAKVLLLSPVLHDEIAAAVSHLPQMAAIAMMTLAAKRQSESPYFLKMAAGGFRDMTRIASSPYGIWEHIRQTNADMIAQYIDAYIEELSSLRDHLNSEALGKIFTAASESRLSIPRDTRGFLRPHYDISVSVEDRPGMLALIANTLLEKNINIKDIEILKIREDEGGTMRLAFATQSERDLSLSLLRDKGLECRKRD